A window of Fictibacillus halophilus contains these coding sequences:
- a CDS encoding menaquinone biosynthetic enzyme MqnA/MqnD family protein, with product MNIGEISYTNIIPLYFYLDRERLMDQGATITQAVPSRVNALMEKQLVDIGGISSFSYGKNAENYSLVPDLSVSSFGKVNSIFLFSKYKIEDLNGKRIALTSSSETSVALLKIILDRFYGVEVTYKIETPNFEEMLNAYDACLLIGDDAISAYRKRGSYHVYDLGEIWYQQTGLPMIFAVMAYRNEMETEQGALLSYVGKSMIESKERCQSENFVPVIERVIAEHGGTFQFWNSYFKGLNYQFSGEHEKGLNLYFQLAVECGLLKTMPSIIKYSYK from the coding sequence ATGAACATCGGGGAAATCAGCTACACGAACATCATACCCCTTTATTTTTATTTAGATAGAGAACGACTGATGGATCAAGGCGCGACCATAACGCAGGCGGTTCCATCAAGGGTAAACGCTTTAATGGAGAAGCAACTCGTCGATATCGGGGGCATCTCTTCGTTTTCATATGGAAAGAACGCTGAGAACTACAGCTTAGTTCCAGACCTTTCTGTTTCTTCATTTGGAAAAGTGAACTCTATCTTTCTTTTTTCAAAGTATAAGATCGAAGACTTGAACGGTAAAAGAATCGCATTAACATCTAGCTCAGAAACATCGGTCGCTCTATTGAAAATCATCCTAGATCGTTTTTATGGTGTAGAGGTTACGTACAAGATAGAAACACCGAATTTTGAAGAGATGCTGAACGCGTATGATGCATGTCTTTTAATTGGGGACGATGCGATTAGCGCTTACCGTAAACGAGGCTCTTATCACGTATATGACCTTGGGGAGATATGGTATCAACAGACAGGACTGCCGATGATCTTTGCAGTGATGGCGTATCGAAATGAAATGGAAACAGAACAAGGAGCACTTTTATCGTATGTAGGAAAAAGTATGATAGAGAGCAAAGAAAGATGTCAAAGTGAAAATTTTGTTCCAGTCATCGAACGAGTGATAGCAGAACACGGAGGCACTTTTCAGTTCTGGAATTCTTATTTTAAAGGGTTAAATTATCAATTTAGTGGCGAACATGAAAAGGGACTCAACCTTTATTTTCAGCTAGCTGTAGAGTGCGGATTGTTAAAAACAATGCCCTCTATCATTAAATATTCGTATAAGTAA
- a CDS encoding UbiA-like polyprenyltransferase yields the protein MIKFEHTIFALPFAFLGAIMGNLVEEGTVPSLMEWIWITLAMVGARSSAMALNRAIDSEIDGANPRTKTRAIPAKLLKMGEVYLFILVSLALLFVSAYQLNALSVKLLPLAVFFLVIYSYTKRFTYLCHIVLGVTIALAPLGGWVGATGTLSPEAFLLFIGVLFWTAGFDVIYATQDAEYDKSHGLYSIPSSFGIANGLMTARWLHVASFIAFVSLGVVSGMGWIYYLGVFISGAIMVYEHSLVKPHDLSKLDVAFFTMNGVLSVVMFIFSVGDLLI from the coding sequence ATGATAAAGTTTGAACATACCATCTTTGCTCTACCCTTTGCATTTCTTGGAGCGATCATGGGAAATCTAGTTGAAGAAGGGACAGTTCCATCCTTAATGGAATGGATTTGGATCACACTAGCTATGGTTGGCGCACGAAGTTCTGCTATGGCATTAAACCGTGCGATAGATTCAGAGATTGATGGAGCGAACCCTAGAACGAAAACAAGAGCGATACCAGCTAAGCTTTTAAAAATGGGCGAAGTATACCTTTTTATTCTCGTCTCACTAGCTTTGTTGTTCGTTAGTGCCTATCAACTAAACGCGCTATCAGTTAAGCTTTTGCCGCTCGCGGTCTTTTTTCTTGTTATCTATTCATATACAAAGCGTTTCACGTATTTGTGTCATATTGTCTTAGGGGTGACGATCGCGCTCGCACCACTTGGCGGTTGGGTTGGAGCAACAGGAACGTTAAGTCCTGAAGCCTTCTTGCTATTTATTGGCGTATTGTTTTGGACAGCAGGTTTTGACGTGATCTATGCCACACAAGATGCTGAATACGATAAGTCACACGGTCTGTATTCTATTCCATCTTCATTTGGTATCGCGAATGGTCTGATGACTGCTAGATGGCTGCATGTTGCTAGTTTCATAGCTTTTGTTTCACTTGGCGTTGTATCAGGAATGGGCTGGATCTATTATTTAGGTGTGTTCATATCGGGTGCGATCATGGTTTATGAGCATTCACTCGTTAAGCCTCATGATCTGTCTAAACTGGATGTGGCTTTCTTTACAATGAATGGTGTGTTGAGTGTGGTCATGTTTATCTTTTCTGTAGGAGATTTGTTGATATGA
- a CDS encoding UbiX family flavin prenyltransferase, whose protein sequence is MKTFTIGITGASGAVYGVRLAQEILKSGHKLHLVVTEAGWQVFREELLWDTEDRERCIEENFASYGKERFHYHTLRDFNAPIASGSYQNDGMVIIPCSMGTLSGIAHGASGNLLERTADVMLKESRKLILVPRETPLHKIHLENMLKVSEAGGKIVPAMPGFYHLPKSMDDLVNFLVGKVLDNLGVHHELFTRWGD, encoded by the coding sequence ATGAAAACTTTTACGATCGGAATTACAGGAGCAAGTGGAGCAGTTTACGGCGTTAGACTTGCTCAAGAGATATTAAAAAGCGGACACAAACTGCATCTTGTTGTAACAGAAGCAGGATGGCAGGTGTTTAGAGAAGAATTATTGTGGGATACAGAGGACCGTGAACGCTGTATAGAAGAGAACTTTGCTTCATACGGTAAAGAACGTTTTCATTATCACACTCTTCGTGACTTTAACGCACCGATCGCGAGTGGCTCGTATCAGAACGACGGAATGGTCATCATTCCTTGTTCGATGGGAACTCTTTCGGGAATCGCTCATGGTGCATCAGGGAACCTCTTAGAACGTACAGCGGATGTTATGCTGAAAGAGAGCAGAAAACTGATCTTAGTCCCAAGAGAAACACCACTTCATAAGATTCATCTTGAAAACATGTTAAAAGTATCAGAAGCAGGTGGAAAGATTGTTCCTGCGATGCCTGGTTTTTATCACCTGCCAAAATCGATGGATGATCTTGTGAACTTTTTGGTAGGTAAAGTACTAGATAACTTAGGCGTACATCACGAATTGTTTACACGCTGGGGAGACTGA